In Kitasatospora viridis, one DNA window encodes the following:
- a CDS encoding peptidase inhibitor family I36 protein has product MALRSWPLATALSVAALLLPVVGAQSARADNPPPCNGGSICFWSEDGFHGATWEWTSNSGYRDMPPNLHDHVGSFVANTRACFINWQPVEKRDVFSGDWRSQYLGDFGGRIDGVGPGKC; this is encoded by the coding sequence ATGGCACTCCGTTCCTGGCCCCTGGCCACCGCCCTGTCCGTCGCCGCACTGCTGCTCCCGGTCGTCGGCGCCCAGAGCGCCCGGGCCGACAACCCGCCGCCCTGCAACGGCGGTTCGATCTGCTTCTGGAGCGAGGACGGCTTCCACGGCGCGACCTGGGAGTGGACCTCCAACAGCGGCTACCGCGACATGCCGCCGAACCTGCACGACCACGTCGGCTCCTTCGTCGCCAACACCCGTGCCTGCTTCATCAACTGGCAGCCGGTCGAGAAGCGCGACGTGTTCTCGGGCGACTGGCGCTCCCAGTACCTGGGCGACTTCGGCGGGCGGATCGACGGGGTCGGCCCCGGCAAGTGCTGA
- a CDS encoding 4-hydroxybenzoate 3-monooxygenase gives MERLRTQVAVIGAGPAGLVLANVLRQAGIDCLVLERHSREYVQARARAGLIEPGTVEFLARHGLAGQLVAEGAEHGACEFRHRGERFSVPYGELSGGRVHHVYPQQFLVRDLIDAYLDAGGTLLFEQGAEALTGLDGDRALVRAADVEIECEFVAGADGFHGISRAAVPERLRQGHGQHEFGQHEYGKQHEFGWLAVLAETPPATREIVYALHEDGFAGHMLRTPSVSRFYLQCPLGDDPANWPDERIWSALHRRLAMTGDELKPGPITEKAVLDMRSHVTEPMRHGRLFLLGDAAHIISPAGGKGMNLAIADAAELARRLLAHYAGREGELAGYSAARLPRIWQAQEFSHWLLHLLHSPDPDGPDAPFLHRLQLSRLAQLRDSPAHSTAFAVNYVGAPID, from the coding sequence GTGGAGCGTCTGCGCACGCAGGTGGCCGTGATCGGCGCCGGCCCGGCGGGGCTGGTGCTGGCGAACGTGCTGCGGCAGGCCGGGATCGACTGCCTGGTGCTGGAGCGGCACAGCCGGGAGTACGTCCAGGCGCGGGCCCGGGCCGGGCTGATCGAGCCCGGGACGGTGGAGTTCCTGGCCCGGCACGGGTTGGCCGGGCAGTTGGTGGCCGAGGGCGCCGAGCACGGCGCCTGCGAGTTCCGCCACCGCGGCGAGCGGTTCTCGGTGCCCTACGGCGAGTTGTCCGGCGGGCGGGTGCACCACGTGTACCCGCAGCAGTTCCTGGTGCGGGACTTGATCGACGCCTACCTCGACGCGGGCGGCACGCTGCTCTTCGAGCAGGGGGCCGAGGCACTCACCGGACTGGACGGCGACCGCGCGCTGGTGCGGGCGGCGGACGTCGAGATCGAGTGCGAGTTCGTCGCCGGGGCCGACGGGTTCCACGGGATCAGCCGCGCGGCCGTGCCCGAGCGGCTGCGCCAAGGACACGGCCAGCACGAGTTCGGCCAGCACGAATATGGCAAGCAGCACGAGTTCGGCTGGCTCGCCGTGCTCGCCGAGACCCCGCCGGCCACGCGCGAGATCGTCTACGCGCTGCACGAGGACGGGTTCGCGGGCCACATGCTGCGCACGCCCTCGGTCTCGCGCTTCTACCTCCAGTGCCCGCTGGGCGACGATCCGGCGAACTGGCCCGACGAGCGGATCTGGTCGGCGCTGCACCGGCGGCTCGCCATGACCGGCGACGAGTTGAAGCCCGGCCCGATCACCGAGAAGGCCGTGCTGGACATGCGCAGCCACGTCACCGAGCCGATGCGGCACGGGCGGCTCTTCCTGCTCGGCGACGCGGCGCACATCATCTCCCCGGCGGGCGGCAAGGGCATGAACCTCGCCATCGCCGACGCCGCCGAGCTCGCCCGCCGCCTGCTCGCCCACTACGCGGGCCGGGAGGGCGAGTTGGCGGGCTACTCGGCGGCGCGGCTGCCGCGGATCTGGCAGGCCCAGGAGTTCTCGCACTGGCTGCTGCACCTGCTGCACAGCCCCGATCCCGACGGGCCGGACGCGCCGTTCCTGCACCGGTTGCAGCTCTCCCGGCTCGCCCAACTCCGCGACTCACCAGCCCACTCGACGGCGTTCGCGGTGAACTACGTGGGTGCACCCATCGACTGA
- a CDS encoding transporter substrate-binding domain-containing protein → MAKMRVRARCWGTALGAVLLVAACGSVGGSVGGPAPAAARSATPGAGVSAPPAVPADDTGCDPTRSVPPSATATGPEVDRILKQGYLTVGVDQNAYHWGARDPITGQLEGFDIDLVHAIANALVGDHPGNVHYVSTPAADRIPALQQRRVDLVVRAMAITCQRRTQVGMSTVYFQTGHQAVVGAGSPAKTLDQALRGKRVCITSGSNEQDEIAQDSHGAAAVVFAVSEVDCLVQLQLGKVDAVFTDAAYGSSLVAQDATVRLVDHPYGTKYFGVATNLGDTDLLARVNQVLEDYRKGPWQASYAHWLAPYLGPSAGPPAAAYLPH, encoded by the coding sequence ATGGCGAAGATGCGTGTCCGCGCCAGGTGCTGGGGGACGGCGCTGGGGGCGGTTCTGTTGGTCGCGGCATGCGGCTCGGTCGGCGGCTCGGTCGGTGGCCCGGCGCCGGCCGCCGCGCGGTCGGCGACACCCGGGGCGGGCGTGAGCGCGCCGCCGGCCGTCCCGGCGGACGACACCGGTTGTGACCCGACCCGGAGCGTGCCGCCGAGCGCGACCGCCACCGGCCCGGAGGTGGACCGGATCCTGAAACAGGGCTACCTCACCGTGGGGGTGGACCAGAACGCCTACCACTGGGGCGCGCGGGATCCGATCACCGGCCAACTGGAGGGCTTCGACATCGACTTGGTGCACGCGATCGCCAACGCCCTGGTCGGCGACCACCCGGGCAACGTGCACTACGTCAGCACGCCCGCCGCAGACCGGATCCCCGCCCTCCAGCAGCGCCGGGTGGACCTGGTGGTCCGGGCGATGGCGATCACCTGCCAGCGCAGGACCCAAGTGGGCATGTCCACCGTCTACTTCCAGACCGGCCACCAGGCCGTGGTGGGCGCTGGCTCGCCCGCGAAGACGCTGGACCAGGCGCTGCGCGGCAAGCGGGTGTGCATCACCTCCGGTTCCAACGAGCAGGACGAGATCGCCCAGGACTCGCACGGCGCGGCCGCCGTGGTGTTCGCGGTGAGCGAGGTGGACTGCCTGGTCCAGCTGCAACTGGGCAAGGTGGACGCGGTGTTCACCGACGCCGCCTACGGGTCGTCACTGGTGGCCCAGGACGCCACGGTGCGCCTGGTGGACCACCCCTACGGCACCAAGTACTTCGGCGTCGCGACCAACCTCGGCGACACCGACCTGCTGGCCCGGGTGAACCAGGTGCTGGAGGACTACCGCAAGGGCCCCTGGCAGGCGAGTTACGCGCACTGGCTGGCCCCCTACCTCGGCCCGTCCGCCGGCCCGCCGGCCGCCGCCTACCTGCCACACTAG
- a CDS encoding MFS transporter, whose amino-acid sequence MSDSTLAPDGAHPATTATGTATTTGAASTTGTVSAPGSPARTGLALTVILTCQLMVVLDSAVVTIALPDVQKALSFSATGLSWVQNAYMLAFGGLLLLGGRLGDVLGRRRIFGYGVALFTLASLVGGLADGSGLLLAARAVQGLAAAVAAPSTLALIITTYTDDAKRARAIALYSTVTGAGAAIGMILGGVLTSGLSWRWDFFVNVPFGLAVVVLAPRVIKEPARVRTPLDVPGALTVTAGAVALVYAFIRAASHGWSDGTTVGLLVAAVLLLGAFVAVEARTAHPLVPLRLLADRTRGGSYLALLLVAAAMFGMFYFVTQYLQTALGYSALRTGFAFLPFAVAMFAGATAVPRIMARLGATGVLVAGSLLVGGGLLWLTPIGLHTGYLSGVFGPMVVFGVGGGFVFVPLSMGILGGVPPEYAGAASGLLQAMQQIGGAVGTAVLVTCYSGAVRHPGGRPAADPVTEAHRALTHGVGVAMAVAALFVLVALVLIAALIRLPRAGAGAGAGG is encoded by the coding sequence GTGTCCGACAGCACTCTCGCGCCCGACGGCGCCCACCCGGCAACCACCGCCACCGGGACCGCCACGACCACCGGTGCCGCCAGCACCACCGGCACCGTTTCCGCGCCCGGATCGCCCGCCCGCACCGGCCTCGCCCTGACCGTGATCCTCACCTGCCAGCTGATGGTCGTCCTCGACTCCGCCGTGGTCACCATCGCCCTGCCCGACGTGCAGAAGGCGCTGTCCTTCTCGGCCACCGGCCTGTCCTGGGTGCAGAACGCCTACATGCTCGCCTTCGGCGGACTGCTGCTGCTCGGCGGCCGGCTCGGCGACGTGCTCGGACGCCGCCGGATCTTCGGCTACGGCGTCGCGCTCTTCACCCTCGCCTCGCTGGTCGGCGGCCTGGCCGACGGCTCCGGCCTGCTGCTTGCCGCCCGCGCCGTGCAGGGCCTGGCGGCCGCGGTCGCCGCACCCAGCACCCTCGCGCTGATCATCACCACCTACACCGACGACGCCAAGCGGGCCCGGGCGATCGCCCTCTACTCCACCGTCACCGGCGCGGGCGCCGCGATCGGCATGATCCTCGGCGGGGTGCTCACCTCCGGGCTCTCCTGGCGGTGGGACTTCTTCGTCAACGTGCCGTTCGGGCTCGCCGTGGTGGTCCTCGCCCCGCGCGTGATCAAGGAGCCCGCCCGGGTCCGCACCCCGCTGGACGTGCCCGGCGCGCTCACCGTGACCGCCGGCGCGGTCGCGCTGGTCTACGCCTTCATCCGGGCCGCCTCCCACGGCTGGAGCGACGGCACCACCGTCGGCCTGCTGGTCGCCGCCGTGCTGCTGCTCGGCGCGTTCGTCGCCGTCGAGGCCCGCACGGCGCACCCGCTGGTCCCGCTGCGGCTGCTCGCCGACCGCACCCGCGGCGGCAGCTACCTGGCGCTGCTGCTGGTCGCCGCCGCCATGTTCGGCATGTTCTACTTCGTCACCCAGTACCTGCAGACCGCCCTCGGCTACAGCGCGCTGCGCACCGGCTTCGCCTTCCTGCCGTTCGCCGTCGCGATGTTCGCCGGGGCCACCGCCGTGCCGCGGATCATGGCGCGGCTGGGGGCGACCGGCGTGCTGGTGGCCGGCTCGCTGCTGGTCGGCGGCGGGCTGCTCTGGCTCACCCCGATCGGGCTGCACACCGGCTACCTGTCCGGAGTGTTCGGGCCGATGGTGGTCTTCGGGGTCGGCGGCGGCTTCGTCTTCGTGCCGTTGAGCATGGGCATCCTGGGCGGGGTGCCGCCGGAGTACGCCGGGGCCGCCTCCGGGCTGCTCCAGGCGATGCAGCAGATCGGCGGCGCGGTCGGCACGGCGGTGCTGGTCACCTGCTACAGCGGCGCCGTCCGGCACCCGGGCGGCCGGCCCGCGGCCGATCCGGTGACCGAGGCGCACCGGGCGCTCACCCACGGGGTCGGTGTCGCGATGGCCGTCGCCGCGCTCTTCGTCCTGGTCGCGCTCGTCCTGATCGCCGCGCTGATCCGGCTGCCGCGCGCCGGGGCTGGGGCCGGGGCCGGGGGCTGA
- a CDS encoding TetR/AcrR family transcriptional regulator: MAARPAAQTTPTSATGRPMRADARRNRERILAQARDSFTEHGADVLLDDVARRAGVGVATLYRHFPTREALLDAVVREWYAAVLDEAEELAASPELAAALRTFMHSLVDHMSVYRGLVAALVPSMHDQDSALHPSCQVMADATELLLDHARRGGVARADATAAELLQLVSGVAWVCEQAGPSADLDRLLDLTLTGLLAPAAR; the protein is encoded by the coding sequence ATGGCTGCTCGACCGGCTGCTCAGACCACCCCGACCAGCGCCACCGGGCGCCCGATGCGCGCCGACGCCCGGCGCAACCGCGAGCGGATCCTCGCCCAGGCCCGCGACTCCTTCACCGAGCACGGCGCCGACGTCCTGCTCGACGACGTCGCCCGGCGCGCCGGGGTCGGCGTGGCCACCCTCTACCGGCACTTCCCGACCCGCGAGGCGCTGCTCGACGCGGTGGTGCGCGAGTGGTACGCCGCGGTGCTGGACGAGGCCGAGGAGCTCGCCGCCTCCCCCGAACTCGCCGCCGCCCTGCGCACGTTCATGCACTCGCTGGTCGACCACATGAGCGTCTACCGCGGCCTGGTCGCCGCCCTGGTGCCCTCGATGCACGACCAGGACTCCGCGCTCCACCCCTCCTGCCAGGTGATGGCCGACGCCACCGAGCTGCTGCTCGACCACGCCCGGCGCGGCGGCGTGGCCCGGGCCGACGCCACCGCGGCCGAGCTGCTCCAGCTGGTCAGCGGGGTGGCCTGGGTCTGCGAACAGGCCGGTCCGAGCGCCGACCTCGACCGGCTGCTCGACCTCACCCTCACCGGCCTGCTGGCCCCCGCGGCGCGCTGA